One part of the Panthera leo isolate Ple1 chromosome D4, P.leo_Ple1_pat1.1, whole genome shotgun sequence genome encodes these proteins:
- the PDCD1LG2 gene encoding programmed cell death 1 ligand 2 isoform X3, producing the protein MFFLLMLSLGKQLHQTAALFTVMVSQELYTVDYGSNVTLECSFDTEGHVELKDLRASLQKVENNTSLHSERATLLEEHLSLGKALFHISRVQVSDAGQYRCLIIYRVAGDYKYLTLKVKASYKKINTHILKIPGVDEVQLTCQAEGYPLAEVSWPNVSVPANTSHTKTSEGLYRVTSVLRLKPHPGRNVSCVFWNANVKELTSAVIDPHGDLEPKIPSNWLLPVFIPSFIIALIFIATMTALRKQLFQKLYFRKDTTKRSVTTIRREVNRAKMNL; encoded by the exons ATGTTCTTCCTGCTGATGTTGAGCTTGGGAAAGCAGCTTCATCAGACAGCAG CTTTATTCACAGTGATGGTCTCCCAGGAACTGTACACAGTAGACTACGGCAGCAATGTGACCCTGGAGTGTAGTTTTGACACTGAAGGTCATGTGGAACTCAAGGACTTAAGGGCCAGTCTGCAGAAGGTGGAAAACAATACATCTTTGCACAGCGAAAGAGCCACTTTGCTGGAGGAGCATCTGTCTCTGGGGAAGGCCTTATTCCACATCTCTCGGGTGCAAGTGAGTGATGCAGGACAGTATCGCTGCCTGATCATCTATAGGGTCGCCGGGGACTATAAGTACCTGACTCTGAAAGTCAAAG CTTCctacaagaaaataaacactCATATCCTTAAGATCCCAGGGGTAGATGAGGTACAGCTCACCTGCCAGGCTGAAGGTTATCCCCTGGCAGAAGTGTCCTGGCCAAACGTCAGCGTCCCTGCCAACACCAGCCACACCAAGACCTCTGAAGGCCTCTACCGGGTCACCAGTGTTCTGCGACTAAAGCCACACCCCGGCAGAAATGTGAGCTGTGTGTTCTGGAATGCTAACGTGAAAGAACTTACTTCAGCCGTCATAGACCCTCATG GTGACCTAGAACCCAAGATCCCTTCAAATTGGCTGCTTCCTGTTTTCATCCCTTCCTTCATCATTGCTTTGATTTTCATAGCTACGATGACAGCCCTAAGGAAACAGCTCTTCCAAAAGCTTTATTTTAGAAAGG
- the PDCD1LG2 gene encoding programmed cell death 1 ligand 2 isoform X2 — translation MMRLPRSDRVQSMFFLLMLSLGKQLHQTAALFTVMVSQELYTVDYGSNVTLECSFDTEGHVELKDLRASLQKVENNTSLHSERATLLEEHLSLGKALFHISRVQVSDAGQYRCLIIYRVAGDYKYLTLKVKASYKKINTHILKIPGVDEVQLTCQAEGYPLAEVSWPNVSVPANTSHTKTSEGLYRVTSVLRLKPHPGRNVSCVFWNANVKELTSAVIDPHGDLEPKIPSNWLLPVFIPSFIIALIFIATMTALRKQLFQKLYFRKDTTKRSVTTIRREVNRAI, via the exons ATCGAGTACAGAGCATGTTCTTCCTGCTGATGTTGAGCTTGGGAAAGCAGCTTCATCAGACAGCAG CTTTATTCACAGTGATGGTCTCCCAGGAACTGTACACAGTAGACTACGGCAGCAATGTGACCCTGGAGTGTAGTTTTGACACTGAAGGTCATGTGGAACTCAAGGACTTAAGGGCCAGTCTGCAGAAGGTGGAAAACAATACATCTTTGCACAGCGAAAGAGCCACTTTGCTGGAGGAGCATCTGTCTCTGGGGAAGGCCTTATTCCACATCTCTCGGGTGCAAGTGAGTGATGCAGGACAGTATCGCTGCCTGATCATCTATAGGGTCGCCGGGGACTATAAGTACCTGACTCTGAAAGTCAAAG CTTCctacaagaaaataaacactCATATCCTTAAGATCCCAGGGGTAGATGAGGTACAGCTCACCTGCCAGGCTGAAGGTTATCCCCTGGCAGAAGTGTCCTGGCCAAACGTCAGCGTCCCTGCCAACACCAGCCACACCAAGACCTCTGAAGGCCTCTACCGGGTCACCAGTGTTCTGCGACTAAAGCCACACCCCGGCAGAAATGTGAGCTGTGTGTTCTGGAATGCTAACGTGAAAGAACTTACTTCAGCCGTCATAGACCCTCATG GTGACCTAGAACCCAAGATCCCTTCAAATTGGCTGCTTCCTGTTTTCATCCCTTCCTTCATCATTGCTTTGATTTTCATAGCTACGATGACAGCCCTAAGGAAACAGCTCTTCCAAAAGCTTTATTTTAGAAAGG
- the PDCD1LG2 gene encoding programmed cell death 1 ligand 2 isoform X1 encodes MMRLPRSDRVQSMFFLLMLSLGKQLHQTAALFTVMVSQELYTVDYGSNVTLECSFDTEGHVELKDLRASLQKVENNTSLHSERATLLEEHLSLGKALFHISRVQVSDAGQYRCLIIYRVAGDYKYLTLKVKASYKKINTHILKIPGVDEVQLTCQAEGYPLAEVSWPNVSVPANTSHTKTSEGLYRVTSVLRLKPHPGRNVSCVFWNANVKELTSAVIDPHGDLEPKIPSNWLLPVFIPSFIIALIFIATMTALRKQLFQKLYFRKDTTKRSVTTIRREVNRAKMNL; translated from the exons ATCGAGTACAGAGCATGTTCTTCCTGCTGATGTTGAGCTTGGGAAAGCAGCTTCATCAGACAGCAG CTTTATTCACAGTGATGGTCTCCCAGGAACTGTACACAGTAGACTACGGCAGCAATGTGACCCTGGAGTGTAGTTTTGACACTGAAGGTCATGTGGAACTCAAGGACTTAAGGGCCAGTCTGCAGAAGGTGGAAAACAATACATCTTTGCACAGCGAAAGAGCCACTTTGCTGGAGGAGCATCTGTCTCTGGGGAAGGCCTTATTCCACATCTCTCGGGTGCAAGTGAGTGATGCAGGACAGTATCGCTGCCTGATCATCTATAGGGTCGCCGGGGACTATAAGTACCTGACTCTGAAAGTCAAAG CTTCctacaagaaaataaacactCATATCCTTAAGATCCCAGGGGTAGATGAGGTACAGCTCACCTGCCAGGCTGAAGGTTATCCCCTGGCAGAAGTGTCCTGGCCAAACGTCAGCGTCCCTGCCAACACCAGCCACACCAAGACCTCTGAAGGCCTCTACCGGGTCACCAGTGTTCTGCGACTAAAGCCACACCCCGGCAGAAATGTGAGCTGTGTGTTCTGGAATGCTAACGTGAAAGAACTTACTTCAGCCGTCATAGACCCTCATG GTGACCTAGAACCCAAGATCCCTTCAAATTGGCTGCTTCCTGTTTTCATCCCTTCCTTCATCATTGCTTTGATTTTCATAGCTACGATGACAGCCCTAAGGAAACAGCTCTTCCAAAAGCTTTATTTTAGAAAGG